The following proteins are encoded in a genomic region of Gimesia algae:
- a CDS encoding succinate dehydrogenase cytochrome b subunit — MVTKAAEKQQTSPSAGGKSATKWMMTLLSSSLGQKFVMGITGLLLCGFLVVHLAGNLLVYVGADAYNTYAHDLHSMLLLPVAEVGLFLLLFAHIALAFKLTSDNRKARHISYHEKQSKIEEPPSVFGKTPLGRTSSWMFLSGSIILIFLIVHMIDMKLHLNPAVAYTVETPDGVIEADPYSIIVQVLGSWSAAVYIIGTIVLGFHLSHGFWSAFQSLGLNHPKYTPWIKKFAILFAAVIAIGFASLPLWGLFIY, encoded by the coding sequence ATGGTGACAAAAGCAGCTGAAAAACAGCAAACCTCCCCCTCAGCCGGCGGTAAATCAGCGACAAAATGGATGATGACATTACTGTCGTCTTCGTTGGGTCAGAAGTTCGTGATGGGGATTACCGGACTTTTACTCTGTGGCTTTCTGGTAGTGCATCTGGCGGGGAATCTGCTCGTGTATGTAGGGGCAGATGCCTACAATACGTATGCCCATGATTTGCACAGCATGCTGCTGCTGCCTGTGGCGGAAGTCGGATTGTTTCTCCTCCTGTTCGCCCATATTGCTCTGGCATTCAAACTCACCAGTGACAATCGTAAGGCACGACATATCAGCTATCATGAGAAACAGAGTAAGATCGAAGAGCCTCCCTCTGTTTTTGGAAAAACTCCCCTGGGCCGTACCAGTTCCTGGATGTTTCTTTCCGGTTCGATCATTCTTATTTTTCTGATCGTTCATATGATTGATATGAAACTGCACCTGAATCCTGCGGTGGCTTACACGGTTGAGACACCGGATGGTGTCATCGAAGCGGATCCTTATAGCATTATCGTTCAAGTGCTTGGCAGTTGGAGTGCTGCTGTTTATATCATCGGGACGATCGTTCTCGGATTTCATTTATCCCATGGGTTCTGGAGTGCATTCCAGTCTCTGGGGCTGAATCATCCCAAGTACACACCCTGGATCAAGAAGTTTGCGATTCTGTTTGCAGCAGTCATTGCGATCGGTTTTGCCAGTCTGCCCCTCTGGGGATTATTTATTTATTGA
- a CDS encoding fatty acid desaturase family protein, giving the protein MSVTQFTEQELKDLEEKTTIPRFLFLPLGVIGLVCLAIYWPSQAIGWQIFWTLFTSYCLFCWTSCFHECSHHTLSGSKNASIWLGRVLGTAMFVPYTVYRESHIRHHAYLNKPSDWELWPYSDPNTSLRFRRIFIWFDLGMGLFMAPYIYGRIFWHKDSPLTDPKVRRTIRYEYAVMVLFWGSVLGLCAFYGVLWDLARVWFLPHYLAGIYQNTRKFTEHLGMSSYDPMLGTRTVVGSNLITKLCTYFNFDIFVHGPHHRHPRIAHNLLLQKMDDYQEKNPEIKYPVFTTYWGAIIDMAPAFLFKPGVGMNAGAPAPAKEKKQIDNFVQDVAKEVIADDDLVTKPVD; this is encoded by the coding sequence GTGTCCGTCACACAATTTACTGAGCAGGAATTAAAGGATCTCGAAGAAAAAACGACGATTCCTCGTTTTTTATTCTTACCCCTTGGAGTCATCGGACTGGTATGTCTGGCTATCTACTGGCCCAGTCAGGCGATCGGCTGGCAGATTTTCTGGACACTCTTTACATCCTATTGTCTGTTCTGCTGGACCAGCTGTTTTCACGAATGTTCACACCATACGCTTTCAGGCTCTAAAAATGCCAGTATCTGGCTGGGCCGCGTGCTCGGGACCGCCATGTTTGTGCCCTACACCGTCTATCGTGAGAGCCATATTCGTCACCATGCTTATCTGAATAAACCCAGCGACTGGGAGCTCTGGCCTTATTCCGACCCCAACACATCGTTGCGGTTCCGTAGAATCTTTATCTGGTTTGACCTGGGAATGGGCCTGTTCATGGCTCCCTACATTTACGGTCGCATCTTCTGGCATAAAGATTCCCCGCTCACGGACCCCAAAGTCCGTCGTACCATTCGCTATGAATATGCGGTCATGGTGCTCTTCTGGGGTTCGGTATTAGGACTGTGTGCGTTCTACGGTGTACTCTGGGATCTGGCACGTGTCTGGTTTCTGCCCCATTATCTGGCTGGTATTTATCAGAATACGCGTAAATTTACCGAACACTTGGGAATGAGCAGTTATGACCCCATGCTGGGCACCCGGACCGTAGTCGGCTCCAATCTGATAACAAAGCTTTGTACCTACTTCAATTTTGATATCTTTGTGCATGGCCCACATCACCGCCATCCTCGTATCGCCCACAATCTGCTGCTGCAGAAGATGGATGACTATCAGGAAAAGAACCCGGAAATCAAGTACCCTGTCTTCACGACGTACTGGGGTGCCATCATCGACATGGCCCCTGCCTTTCTCTTTAAACCCGGTGTGGGCATGAATGCCGGCGCTCCAGCGCCTGCCAAAGAAAAGAAGCAGATTGACAACTTTGTACAGGATGTCGCCAAAGAAGTCATTGCCGATGACGACCTCGTTACCAAACCGGTCGATTAA
- a CDS encoding ABC transporter permease, protein MIASLRTHWIILKTSVEERLVYRGDFVFATFVRFLPIVTQIFLWGAIYGIHSAHPVSSIKGYNYQQMVAYYLLVMVGRAFSSMPGLANGIANDVRDGTIKKYLIQPIDMLGYLFWARMAHKLVYYMVAIGPFVLLFYLCRDYFIGWPDAFTISAWVLSLLMAFLVGFLIESLIGLIAFWFLEVSSLIFIYMMLNYFLSGHMIPLDLFPEPLSSWMQMLPFKYLAYFPGTVILGKYTHQELIFELSIEVVWIIVLFSLNRIAFQRGIRRYSAFGG, encoded by the coding sequence ATGATTGCCAGCCTGCGAACTCACTGGATTATCCTCAAAACCTCTGTCGAGGAACGCCTCGTTTATCGGGGGGACTTTGTCTTTGCCACATTCGTACGATTCCTCCCCATCGTCACGCAGATTTTTCTATGGGGAGCGATCTATGGAATCCATTCTGCTCACCCGGTCAGTTCTATTAAAGGCTATAACTATCAGCAGATGGTCGCCTACTACCTGCTGGTAATGGTCGGCCGTGCGTTCTCCAGTATGCCCGGCCTGGCTAACGGCATCGCCAATGATGTGCGGGATGGGACGATCAAAAAATACCTGATTCAGCCCATCGACATGCTCGGCTATCTGTTCTGGGCCCGCATGGCGCATAAGCTGGTCTACTACATGGTCGCCATCGGACCATTCGTTCTACTCTTCTATCTCTGCCGCGATTACTTTATCGGCTGGCCAGATGCGTTTACGATTTCTGCCTGGGTTTTATCGCTGTTGATGGCATTTCTCGTCGGTTTTTTAATCGAATCTCTGATCGGCCTGATCGCGTTCTGGTTTCTGGAAGTCAGTTCGCTGATCTTCATCTATATGATGCTGAATTATTTTCTCTCCGGGCATATGATTCCCCTCGACCTGTTTCCGGAACCTTTAAGCAGTTGGATGCAGATGCTGCCGTTCAAGTACCTGGCCTATTTCCCTGGAACAGTCATTCTAGGTAAATATACTCATCAGGAACTGATTTTCGAATTGTCTATCGAAGTTGTCTGGATCATTGTCCTGTTTTCCCTAAATCGCATTGCCTTTCAGCGAGGCATTCGCCGTTATAGCGCCTTCGGTGGATAA
- a CDS encoding MFS transporter codes for MSITPIVPTDEEEPIYNRLFWLCYLANVMLVTANAITFRFADLITYLGGTEELVGDIVGCGVFVALIARFFLGQGIDRYGVRRLWALSALIFVVGAGGMTVCRSLGWEIFALRMCFATGIAGMFTCSVVHIQQNVPQHRRTEVIGSLGSSGFVGMILGTQTSDWMLRSFAPGNAQFYALFGIPAVLGLCYLAIVIYVTRNDIHRRPKVTPAAHQLLFRYWPGQVVVVAIMMGLSFTVISVFLTRFVSQRELGGIGTFFAGYAASAFVIRIMTRRWGETVGRNKMITLGLMGHAIGHTILPSITQEWQLIGPSLLCGFGHALLFPAVVSLGTESFPSHYRGTGTTIVLGFFDAGAIIFAPILGSIIDRWGFTPMFYTSASVMTLTATVYTLTANHSLSKDIAIPQNQELCASLEEAID; via the coding sequence ATGTCTATTACTCCTATTGTTCCCACCGATGAAGAGGAACCCATTTATAACCGTCTGTTCTGGCTGTGCTATCTGGCAAATGTCATGCTGGTCACCGCAAACGCCATTACATTCCGCTTTGCAGATTTGATCACATATCTCGGGGGAACAGAAGAGCTTGTCGGTGATATCGTTGGCTGTGGCGTCTTCGTTGCATTGATTGCCCGCTTCTTTCTGGGACAGGGCATTGACCGTTACGGAGTCCGCCGACTCTGGGCACTCTCGGCCCTCATCTTTGTCGTTGGTGCTGGCGGCATGACAGTCTGCAGGTCACTGGGTTGGGAAATATTCGCGTTACGGATGTGTTTTGCCACAGGGATTGCCGGAATGTTTACCTGCTCTGTGGTTCATATCCAGCAGAATGTTCCGCAGCACCGACGTACGGAAGTCATTGGCAGTCTCGGCAGCAGCGGATTTGTAGGCATGATCCTGGGAACACAAACCAGTGACTGGATGCTTCGTTCGTTTGCCCCAGGTAATGCCCAGTTTTATGCCTTATTTGGTATCCCGGCTGTTCTGGGGCTCTGTTATCTGGCAATCGTCATCTATGTCACTCGCAATGATATTCACCGTAGACCCAAGGTCACGCCGGCAGCACACCAGCTCCTGTTTCGCTACTGGCCCGGCCAGGTCGTGGTTGTCGCCATCATGATGGGACTCAGCTTTACGGTCATCAGCGTCTTTTTGACACGGTTCGTTTCCCAGAGAGAGCTGGGGGGCATCGGTACCTTCTTCGCCGGTTATGCGGCTTCCGCGTTCGTAATCCGCATTATGACACGACGCTGGGGTGAAACGGTGGGGCGAAATAAAATGATCACCCTGGGGCTGATGGGACACGCTATCGGTCATACGATTCTGCCTTCCATCACTCAGGAATGGCAATTGATTGGACCTTCCCTCTTGTGTGGTTTTGGACACGCCCTGCTCTTCCCGGCGGTTGTTTCGCTGGGAACCGAATCATTTCCCTCACACTACCGGGGCACAGGAACCACAATTGTACTGGGATTTTTTGATGCAGGAGCCATCATCTTTGCCCCCATTCTGGGTAGCATTATTGATCGCTGGGGGTTTACTCCGATGTTCTATACTTCGGCTTCTGTGATGACCCTGACAGCGACGGTTTACACGTTGACAGCCAATCACAGCCTCAGCAAGGACATTGCGATCCCGCAGAACCAGGAGCTCTGTGCATCACTTGAAGAAGCCATTGATTGA
- the rnr gene encoding ribonuclease R, with protein MPDFEKKILDYVNRTGYTPVREKTLLKKVGGSKSNSPEFEQAIASLRTRKDILISDSGLIRPVKKEGWIAGMIKKTNSGAGYLIPHHKPDDIAHDQRHAGDLYISERDLGDAQTGDEVYATVLNRQRSSGQICGRVVEIIERASTTFVGTYFETQGEGYVHVDGKIFNSPIHVGDPGAKGVRSEDKVVIDILHFPSKNYLGQGVIAKVLGPHGKAGVDLLSIIYEFGIPLDFPDEVLAEAREQASLFDETKLGNRRDLTRETIVTIDPADARDFDDAISLTRDEKGHWLLGVHIADVAHFVKEGSLLDREAKRRGTSVYLPGRVIPMLPEIISNGLASLQEGQIRFTKSAFIEFTPEGIPVHTEFANTAIKVKQRFAYEQVLPIVQENDEEGKNVSSEVRDLLKNMYHLAMLLRGRRFSAGALELHLAEVKLTFDDKHRVTGAVEREHDESHQIIEEFMLAANVSIAEAFNDRKLRFLRRVHPSPEMPRQIAFAEFANALGFTLNKVQSRKDLQKLVNEVHGTPVEQAINYALLRSLKQAEYTDEELGHYALAVDHYCHFTSPIRRYPDLTIHRMIDEILERPDKSKGQSPQGLRQLGHELSLRERRAESAERELTKVKLLTWMIDNNIRTLETMITGVETFGMFCRGTDVPVEGLLHISRLGKHDYFRQEVPKFSIVGERTGQEYRVGDLLTVEVEKIDLDRRELDFRLPRPKQYGNTKKQGSAAPEQRTPKGTAKSKKKASVRKVKSKKTRKKKRK; from the coding sequence ATGCCCGATTTTGAGAAGAAAATTCTCGATTATGTCAACAGAACCGGATACACACCGGTCCGCGAAAAAACGCTGCTGAAAAAAGTGGGGGGCTCAAAATCAAATTCCCCGGAATTTGAACAGGCAATTGCCAGCCTGCGAACGCGCAAGGATATTCTGATTTCCGACTCCGGTTTGATCCGTCCTGTTAAAAAAGAGGGCTGGATTGCAGGGATGATCAAGAAAACCAATTCCGGCGCCGGTTATCTGATTCCCCATCACAAGCCGGATGACATTGCGCATGACCAGCGGCATGCCGGGGATCTCTACATCTCAGAACGTGATCTGGGTGATGCCCAGACCGGGGATGAAGTTTATGCCACGGTGCTTAATCGCCAGCGCAGTAGCGGGCAGATCTGTGGTCGGGTTGTCGAAATTATCGAGCGGGCATCGACGACCTTTGTAGGAACCTACTTTGAAACACAGGGTGAAGGTTATGTGCACGTAGACGGCAAAATCTTCAATTCGCCGATCCATGTAGGCGACCCGGGTGCCAAAGGAGTGCGTTCTGAAGATAAAGTCGTCATCGACATCCTGCATTTCCCTTCTAAAAATTACCTGGGCCAGGGGGTCATTGCCAAAGTACTGGGGCCCCATGGGAAAGCCGGTGTCGACCTGCTGTCGATCATTTATGAGTTTGGGATTCCTCTCGATTTTCCGGATGAAGTGCTGGCAGAAGCACGCGAACAGGCCAGCCTGTTTGACGAAACGAAGCTCGGCAATCGACGTGACCTGACCAGGGAAACGATTGTGACCATCGATCCCGCGGATGCGCGTGACTTCGATGATGCGATTTCCCTCACCCGAGATGAAAAGGGGCACTGGCTGCTGGGGGTGCACATTGCGGATGTGGCGCACTTTGTCAAAGAAGGTTCGCTGTTGGATCGGGAGGCCAAACGCCGTGGAACCAGCGTGTATCTGCCCGGCAGAGTCATTCCGATGTTACCGGAGATCATTTCCAATGGCCTGGCCAGTCTGCAGGAAGGTCAGATCCGGTTTACCAAATCAGCCTTCATCGAATTCACTCCCGAAGGAATTCCTGTTCATACTGAATTTGCCAACACCGCGATCAAAGTGAAACAGCGATTTGCCTACGAGCAGGTACTGCCCATTGTCCAGGAGAACGATGAAGAAGGAAAGAACGTTTCATCGGAAGTGCGTGACCTGCTGAAAAATATGTATCATCTGGCCATGCTGCTGCGGGGACGCCGATTTTCTGCTGGCGCTCTGGAATTGCATCTTGCCGAAGTAAAACTGACCTTTGATGACAAGCATCGCGTGACAGGTGCCGTCGAACGCGAGCATGATGAGAGTCATCAGATCATTGAAGAATTCATGCTGGCTGCCAATGTTTCTATTGCAGAAGCATTTAATGACCGGAAATTACGTTTTTTACGCCGTGTCCATCCTTCGCCTGAAATGCCTCGCCAGATCGCATTTGCCGAGTTCGCCAATGCACTCGGGTTTACGCTGAATAAAGTCCAGAGCCGCAAAGATCTGCAGAAGCTGGTCAATGAGGTGCATGGAACTCCTGTAGAGCAGGCGATTAATTACGCGCTGCTCCGGAGCCTGAAACAGGCGGAATATACAGATGAAGAACTAGGCCATTATGCGTTAGCCGTTGATCATTACTGTCACTTTACCAGCCCGATTCGCCGCTATCCCGATTTGACCATTCATCGCATGATTGATGAGATTCTGGAACGACCGGATAAAAGTAAAGGGCAGAGCCCACAAGGGCTCCGTCAGTTGGGGCATGAGCTTTCGTTGCGTGAACGACGCGCTGAATCTGCTGAACGGGAACTGACAAAAGTCAAACTGCTCACCTGGATGATCGATAATAACATCAGGACGCTGGAAACCATGATTACCGGGGTGGAAACCTTTGGTATGTTCTGCAGAGGAACGGATGTGCCTGTAGAGGGGCTGTTGCACATCAGTCGTCTGGGGAAACATGATTATTTCCGTCAGGAAGTTCCCAAATTCAGTATCGTGGGGGAACGAACTGGTCAGGAGTATCGCGTGGGTGATCTGTTGACGGTCGAAGTCGAGAAAATTGACCTGGACCGTCGCGAGCTGGATTTTCGACTGCCTCGCCCTAAACAGTACGGGAATACGAAAAAGCAGGGATCTGCAGCGCCGGAGCAGAGAACTCCCAAAGGGACTGCGAAGTCAAAAAAGAAAGCGAGTGTGCGCAAGGTCAAATCGAAGAAGACCAGAAAGAAAAAGCGAAAATAA
- the gcvT gene encoding glycine cleavage system aminomethyltransferase GcvT, with amino-acid sequence MSDPLLYTACHQWHVDHGGRMVDFAGWEMPLLYSNITTEHHAVRNTAGLFDIAHMGRLFFTGPDACRFLDHMLTNSVESLKPGQIRYSLVTNESGGILDDVLVYRFSDFYMLVVNASNRLKIVDWIEQQRSDFDVQIEDQTREKFMLALQGPESLGILNPLVEAELSEIKYYYGIETRVSGVDALVSRTGYTGEDGFEVVLDQTKAAALWERLIADGESAGLIPAGLGCRDTLRLEAAMPLYGHELDETTDPYTAGLNFAVKLKAADFIGKEALIAAKARDDRKVRVGFTLEGKRAAREGSLLFSGDQQVGSVTSGSFSPTLDLPIGMAYVEAGFADAGQILEADIRGKRFPVKVTELPFYKRDT; translated from the coding sequence GTGTCTGATCCCTTGTTATATACTGCCTGTCATCAGTGGCATGTCGACCATGGTGGCCGTATGGTTGATTTTGCGGGCTGGGAAATGCCTCTGCTCTATTCCAATATCACCACAGAGCATCATGCAGTCCGTAACACGGCGGGGTTGTTTGATATTGCCCATATGGGACGGCTGTTTTTCACCGGGCCAGATGCCTGTCGCTTTCTGGATCATATGCTGACCAACAGTGTGGAATCGCTCAAGCCGGGCCAGATCCGCTATTCACTGGTCACGAACGAATCAGGAGGGATTCTGGACGACGTGCTGGTGTACCGTTTCTCCGATTTTTATATGCTGGTTGTGAATGCTTCCAATCGTCTGAAAATTGTGGACTGGATTGAACAGCAGCGCAGTGACTTTGATGTGCAGATTGAAGACCAGACCCGTGAGAAATTCATGCTGGCCTTACAGGGCCCGGAATCTCTCGGAATTCTGAACCCACTGGTGGAAGCGGAACTGAGCGAAATCAAATATTATTACGGAATTGAAACCAGAGTCTCAGGTGTTGACGCGCTGGTTAGTCGTACAGGCTATACCGGCGAAGACGGTTTCGAAGTCGTACTTGATCAAACAAAAGCAGCAGCACTCTGGGAGCGACTAATCGCCGATGGTGAATCTGCCGGACTGATTCCTGCCGGCCTGGGATGTCGTGATACTCTGCGACTGGAAGCGGCAATGCCTTTGTATGGTCATGAGCTGGATGAAACGACCGATCCTTATACCGCGGGTCTGAATTTCGCAGTGAAACTAAAGGCCGCTGATTTCATCGGGAAAGAAGCATTGATCGCTGCCAAAGCACGCGATGATCGAAAAGTCCGTGTTGGTTTTACCCTGGAAGGGAAGCGGGCAGCCCGTGAGGGTTCGCTGTTATTCTCAGGGGATCAGCAGGTGGGGAGTGTGACATCCGGGTCCTTCTCACCCACCCTGGATCTGCCGATCGGGATGGCCTATGTTGAAGCTGGTTTCGCCGATGCAGGACAGATTCTGGAAGCGGATATCCGAGGCAAACGATTCCCCGTCAAAGTGACTGAACTGCCATTTTACAAGCGCGACACTTAG
- a CDS encoding fumarate reductase/succinate dehydrogenase flavoprotein subunit, whose translation MAEAATTVLNSRVPEGPMAEKWDRCKKEMKLVNPANKRKKKIIVVGTGLAGASAAASLAELGYQVQSFCFQDSPRRAHSIAAQGGINAAKNYPNDGDSVWRLFYDTVKGGDFRSREANVHRLAQVSNNIIDQCAAQGVPFARDYGGTLANRSFGGAQVSRTFYARGQTGQQLLLGAYSALMRQVGAGRIELFPRREMLDLVKVDGVARGIIVRNLITGEFEKYSADCVLLCTGGYGNAFYLSTNAKGSNVTAAWRCHKRGAFFANPCYTQIHPTCIPVSGDYQSKLTLMSESLRNDGRVWVPQAADDKRRGNEIPDSERDYYLERRYPAFGNLVPRDVASRAAKERCDAGFGVGSTGQAVFLDFRDAIARDGRHAIEAKYGNLFHMYHKITGEDPYQVPMRIYPAVHYTMGGLWVDYHLQSTIPGLFVLGEANFSDHGANRLGASALMQGLADGYFVAPYTTGHYLGSQNLPSVSTDDEAFSEAMANAQDWNAKILGVQGTRSSDSIHRELGHILWEYCGMSRERQGLETAMGKIRDLRAEFWSSIKVIGEGAQLNQNLEHAGRLADFLEFGELMVRDALVREESCGGHFREEHQSPENEALRDDENFCHVTAWEFTGVGNEPVEHREQLEFVEVPLATRSYK comes from the coding sequence ATGGCCGAGGCGGCTACTACGGTTTTAAATTCTCGTGTTCCTGAAGGGCCGATGGCCGAGAAATGGGATCGTTGCAAGAAGGAAATGAAGCTGGTTAACCCGGCGAACAAACGGAAGAAAAAAATCATCGTCGTCGGGACCGGGCTCGCCGGTGCATCTGCTGCGGCGTCCCTGGCAGAACTGGGTTATCAGGTTCAGTCCTTCTGTTTTCAGGATTCTCCACGGCGTGCACACAGTATCGCCGCCCAGGGGGGGATCAACGCCGCTAAGAACTATCCTAACGATGGCGACAGTGTCTGGCGGCTGTTTTACGATACTGTCAAAGGGGGAGACTTCCGCAGCCGCGAAGCCAACGTGCATCGCCTGGCGCAGGTCAGTAATAATATCATCGACCAGTGTGCTGCACAGGGAGTTCCCTTTGCCCGCGATTATGGCGGAACTCTGGCAAACCGCTCTTTCGGTGGTGCCCAGGTGTCACGAACTTTTTATGCCCGTGGACAGACCGGACAGCAGCTGTTGCTGGGAGCATACAGTGCACTGATGCGACAGGTTGGTGCCGGTCGTATTGAACTCTTTCCCCGGCGGGAAATGCTCGACCTCGTGAAGGTTGATGGTGTCGCGCGAGGTATTATCGTCCGGAATTTGATTACTGGCGAATTCGAAAAATATTCGGCTGACTGTGTTCTACTCTGTACCGGCGGTTACGGGAACGCGTTCTACCTGTCGACGAATGCCAAAGGTTCCAATGTGACCGCAGCCTGGCGCTGTCATAAGCGGGGTGCCTTCTTTGCGAATCCCTGTTACACGCAGATCCATCCGACATGCATTCCCGTCAGTGGTGACTATCAGTCTAAACTGACACTGATGAGCGAGAGCCTTAGAAACGATGGCCGGGTCTGGGTGCCTCAGGCGGCCGATGATAAACGTCGCGGAAATGAGATCCCGGACAGTGAACGGGATTACTACCTTGAGCGTCGTTATCCGGCGTTTGGTAACCTGGTGCCCCGCGATGTGGCTTCCCGGGCTGCCAAGGAACGCTGTGACGCCGGGTTTGGTGTCGGCTCAACGGGGCAAGCCGTGTTCCTGGACTTCCGCGATGCAATTGCCCGCGATGGCCGCCATGCGATTGAGGCCAAGTATGGCAACCTGTTCCACATGTATCACAAGATTACCGGCGAAGATCCTTATCAGGTTCCGATGCGGATCTATCCCGCCGTCCATTATACGATGGGCGGGCTCTGGGTGGACTACCATCTGCAGAGTACGATCCCCGGTCTGTTCGTTCTGGGGGAAGCCAACTTCTCGGACCATGGTGCAAACCGCCTGGGAGCATCGGCTTTGATGCAAGGGCTCGCAGATGGTTACTTTGTGGCTCCTTATACCACGGGGCACTATCTGGGCTCACAAAATCTGCCTTCTGTATCGACTGATGATGAAGCATTTTCAGAAGCCATGGCAAATGCCCAGGACTGGAACGCGAAAATTCTGGGAGTGCAGGGAACCCGTTCTTCAGACAGTATCCACCGCGAACTGGGACACATCCTCTGGGAATACTGTGGAATGTCCCGGGAACGACAGGGGCTCGAAACTGCGATGGGTAAAATTCGTGATCTGCGGGCTGAGTTCTGGTCCAGTATCAAAGTGATTGGAGAGGGCGCGCAGTTGAACCAGAACCTGGAACATGCAGGCCGTCTGGCCGACTTCCTGGAGTTTGGTGAGTTGATGGTGCGTGATGCATTGGTTCGGGAAGAATCCTGTGGCGGTCACTTTCGTGAAGAGCACCAGTCACCTGAAAATGAAGCACTTCGTGACGATGAAAATTTCTGTCATGTAACGGCCTGGGAATTCACGGGAGTGGGTAATGAGCCTGTGGAACACCGTGAGCAATTAGAATTTGTCGAAGTACCTCTGGCTACGAGGAGTTATAAATAA
- a CDS encoding succinate dehydrogenase/fumarate reductase iron-sulfur subunit — protein sequence MSETLDLTLRVWRQPGADAVGQYVEYKLTGISTHMSFLEMLDVLNEQLHAKGEEMIAFDHDCREGICGMCSLMINGQAHGPDTGTTTCQLHMRRFKNGDTIVVEPWRAQAFPVVRDLVVDRGAFDRIIEKGGFISVSTGNAPEANAIPVPAPVQETAMDAAACIGCGACVAACKNASAMLFVSAKVSHLSTLPQGKPERASRVQNMVAQMDLEGFGNCTNTEECEAACPAEISVSNIARLNREYLRAKLCAKE from the coding sequence ATGAGCGAGACACTGGATCTGACGCTCAGAGTGTGGCGACAGCCCGGCGCTGATGCTGTAGGGCAATATGTGGAATACAAGCTGACCGGGATTTCGACGCATATGTCATTCCTGGAAATGCTGGATGTCCTGAATGAGCAACTGCATGCGAAAGGCGAAGAGATGATCGCCTTTGACCATGACTGCCGCGAAGGGATCTGTGGCATGTGCAGCCTGATGATTAATGGTCAGGCTCATGGACCGGATACCGGGACAACCACGTGCCAGCTGCATATGCGACGTTTCAAAAACGGCGATACGATTGTGGTTGAACCCTGGCGTGCTCAGGCGTTTCCCGTCGTGCGTGACCTGGTGGTCGACCGCGGTGCCTTTGATCGCATCATTGAGAAAGGGGGCTTTATCTCGGTCAGCACGGGCAATGCTCCTGAAGCGAACGCGATTCCCGTGCCGGCACCCGTTCAGGAGACCGCGATGGATGCCGCAGCCTGCATTGGCTGTGGTGCCTGTGTCGCCGCCTGCAAGAATGCGTCAGCGATGCTGTTTGTTTCTGCCAAGGTTTCGCATTTGTCGACGCTGCCTCAGGGAAAACCGGAACGAGCCAGTCGCGTCCAGAATATGGTCGCGCAAATGGATCTGGAAGGCTTCGGAAACTGCACGAATACAGAGGAATGTGAGGCCGCCTGCCCGGCCGAGATTTCGGTTTCGAATATCGCACGCCTGAATCGTGAATACCTGCGAGCCAAGCTCTGTGCAAAGGAATAA